In one window of Lepidochelys kempii isolate rLepKem1 chromosome 27, rLepKem1.hap2, whole genome shotgun sequence DNA:
- the HOXB6 gene encoding homeobox protein Hox-B6, translated as MSSYFVNSTFPVSLAAGQEPFLGQIPLYASGYADPLRHYPATYGATSVQDKGYPSSSYYQQANGAYSRTTACDYGSAGFYREKDPVCATSNLDDQVQFAPDQRKTDCAQNKTVFGESDDQKCSTPVYPWMQRMNSCNSSSFGPSGRRGRQTYTRYQTLELEKEFHFNRYLTRRRRIEIAHALCLTERQIKIWFQNRRMKWKKENKLLNSTQLSAEEEEEKATE; from the exons ATGAGTTCTTATTTTGTCAACTCTACCTTCCCGGTGAGCCTGGCTGCTGGGCAGGAGCCCTTCCTGGGACAAATCCCGTTATATGCCTCAGGATATGCGGATCCTTTAAGACACTACCCCGCTACCTATGGAGCCACTAGCGTCCAAGATAAGGGTTATCCCTCCTCTTCTTATTACCAGCAAGCTAACGGAGCTTACAGCCGGACCACAGCCTGTGACTATGGGTCAGCTGGTTTTTACAGAGAGAAGGACCCTGTCTGTGCCACCTCAAACCTAGATGACCAGGTTCAGTTTGCCCCAGATCAGCGGAAGACAGACTGCGCACAGAACAAAACTGTTTTCGGGGAAAGCGACGACCAGAAGTGCTCCACTCCCGTCTACCCCTGGATGCAGCGGATGAACTCTTGCAATA GTTCATCTTTCGGGCCAAGTGGCAGGAGAGGCCGTCAAACCTACACCCGCTACCAAACCCTGGAACTGGAGAAGGAGTTCCACTTTAACCGCTACTTGACCAGGCGCCGCCGGATCGAAATCGCACACGCACTTTGCCTGACAGAACGCCAGATCAAAATCTGGTTCCAGAACCGGAGGatgaaatggaaaaaggaaaataaactgCTCAACTCCACGCAGCTGAgcgcggaggaggaggaggagaaagcaacGGAGTGA